The DNA segment AAGGTAAATCAATTATGAACTGACTCGGTGAATGAAAATACAAACATAATGAATATGTATCATACATAAAGTTGGTATGAATGTGTATCATACATATGTATCATCAGGGTTATAAGGTTGGATCATTTTCATTTACTAAAGACACAATGGACAATATATAAGTAATATTGTGTGcaacaatttaaataatttatattttaatttattgaagAAAATGAATCAATTATATTACATCATTTGAACTCAAGTTAAGATTCTCCGGAAAATGAACTTGCAGTGGATTGTCGCTGTTCTAACGATCGCACCATAAAGACTGTAGGCATATTTATCACCAACCCataaacaaccaaacacaGTAACAGTGTGATTCCTATCCAAATGAAGGATTTTCGTACACGCGGCCACAACAGCTTGTTGAATGTTTTTGCTGGTTGCTGTAACCAGTTAAAAGATACTTCCGGACGCCTGGAAAAAGaaggaataaataataaaaaatgagcATTAGCCTAGGTAGAAAGTGATAAAAAGATTCAACATCTACTGCGTAAAGTGACGGAAATATAGCACCAGTTGTTGTTTGTCAAACAATAATGCTGATGCGTTGCGGATGGAAACAGTAACAAAGCATCGAACACATCGAAACGCATAACTAATTACAACCATGTGTTGAAACGCGAGAAAtacaatgtttacattgatTAATGAAGATCCAAAATAATTTCTTGTTTGTTGTGCAAATATTCCGAAGACAGTGCGAAGAAGAAGTTACAGTTAACTTGTTTATCAGTCTACACCTAAACCaagcgctctctctctctctttttctctctctctctctctatctctctctctctctcttccataTCTACAAAAAGTAAAGAAGTGTATGGTCAGCAACTTGCTTTGCTATTAATTGAGACAAATAGAATCCCATCGAAACCATAAAAATCTCAATGATTGTCTGAAGATACTCTGAATGGCTCGATGGCTGAGTAATCGAAGGAGGACATTATTGTAGACTACCAGTGTCGTCAGTGTATTAAATGCggcagtttgttttgtacgGTTTCACGTTGTTTCTAACCGTGGGCAAGACGGTGTACGGAAGGAATTTTATGCTCTTCGATGTTGGCGCTCCCGGTCTAACTACCGATTCTGCAACTATACTTACAGCGGCTCGGGAAGATGCTGCGGTGGCTTACGACCCACTCCAACTGGATTCTGGGTAGCATCTTCTTGACTAAGAATTTCCAGCTCCAGCTCAATTTTACCCTGATTTTGGCATGAACGGTTCCATAGAAGTATGGAAAGAATGGtagataattaaattaaaaagttCATACCCTCGACGCGATTGATGATACACCTTCGTGGGAAAGACTCACCGTCAACGATATACCGTCATACTGACGTTGTTGATCACTGGTATCGATGTTGGAGGCTATGTTGCCATGCACCGGGTACCATCCTCTGACACGGCGACGTACAAACAGGTTCAAAGAACCATTGCCACCTGTACCGCTTCCGGATCCTGTTAATGATAGGCTTTGAGTCAGCGTGCAAGCATCAGCCGTGCTGGCTGGGACAGGCAGTTGGGTGAGGTTAAGATCCACCGTTCCGAGAAAATCGTCCGCCGAAAACGAGTCATTATCCCAAATCTGCACGGTCAATACTGGGGGATACTTGAGCTCGGTATCGTATTGCTCATAGAAAGCCTTTCTGCGACGGAGCACTAACTGAGAGCGTAATAAAATCTTAATTATCAAAGTTACCTAAACATTTCCAATGTTGCTGGTGGCAACCTTCCCCACCTACCCACCGCCAGTGATCGGGCAATGGAGGTCAACACCCGAAGCATGAAATCTACCTACCATCCCATCGGCGGGCGAGTAGCGGAAAGGAAACACCATGCGCCAGTTAAAGTTTCCTTCCCCGGTTAGTGAACGATAATGAACGTCCGTGTACTGAGCTTCCGTGAACTCCTGTAGCCAACTGCAACGACACGAAGCGGAGGGAAAGAAAAGGTAACTTGTCTGTCATTGACCCCGTCCCTTAGGCGGACATGACCTTGATGAATTAGTACGTACCATTTTACGTAGATGTCACTCATCTCCGTGCCGAAAATGTTGCGCTCATTTAGCATCACGTCGGCCGTGTTCCAAACGATCAGCCGCAGCTCGTAAGGTTTCGGGAGTTGTGGTGTAATGTCAATCGGTAACGGATGTGGACGGCTTGGTTCGTACAACTCGATCCATAGTTGAACCTTGCCCTGCTCAATGCCACCCCGCTTGGGATGATACAACGAACGTGTTTCCACGTGTTCTGGCGTTAGGGAAAACCCATTGACAACGTGCTTGAAATTATTAAGCGCCAGCAGGCAAAGCTGTTCCGTTAGGCACTCATTTGCCGTCAGAACTTCGGCTTTGAATTCTGCCTTCCCAATGATGATCTTGTGTCCCTCAATTCGTGGCTTCTCCACTCGATGCCTTTCACACAAATCAAGCAGCATTTcggatggtttcatttggtgGCGCCACTTGTTGCAGCCTTTCGTTGTAAAATAGTTTGGCAATCCAAAACAGGGTAAATGTTTGCTGCGGAAACGATCCTCGATATCTATGCTGGTGCTGCCGATTAGGTCATCCTTGGAGGCAAAGTCTCTGTCATACACTGATAGATGCAATATTTGATCCCTGTGGTGCAAATAAATATATGTTAATATATGCTTATAAACTTATACTTAATATATGCTTATAAACAACGTTCAAATCATAATTTTGTTATCATTTTTCATGCTTACCTTGGCAATTTGCCGCGTAGTTCGAACCGCCTCCCAAACACGGGGGATGCTTGATTTGGAATGTAATATGCACGATCGCGTACACATTGGTGGCCGTAGGATATTTTTATGTAGGCATCTGATTCTGACATAATATCACGCGAAGTAAGATTTAAAGCCTGTACAACGTACACCACAACTACTAATTCCACGGTGGTCGGTATTATTCGTTTGTCCACGCTGAAATAGTGGAAAAACTTGATAATGAATGTAAGCAGATATAATACACGACTGCCGCGCCTTACGCTTCGTTTTGCTTGTTAAGATTCATTGTTTTAATGTCAGAATGAATTTGAATCAGACTTTTAACAACGCCATATTCTTGCTTAAGGATGTCacctttcttttcgtctttTACTTTATGCAATGTGTAACTACCACTCCAATCTTTGAATCCGTGAAATTCTGAAACATTCTCCAGTTCTGTAGGAAATATCTGTGAAATATTATGAAGAAATGTTACTTTTAAAATGTACTAATATTAATTTACACATTTCACCTTCAGTATAGCTCTTTGGTAGTTTTTTGCAAGCTGGTTATCATAAAATTTTGTCCACCATGTGTGATTCATAGTATCAGCATTCAGCTCTATCGTCGATGTTTTAGGTTCAACAAAATCTTTAACCTGTTGATCGATCATATCACGAACGTTTGACCATAAATATAACGTATTCAATTCATAACGTTTTGGAATACTCGTTATATTATCTTCCTGATCTATTTCGATTATAGTTGTGTTTTCAGCAGGAGATCTTTTGGCAATTGAATTATTTAGCAATCCAGATGCATTTATTATGGATTTGCCGATTAATTTcatctgtttttcttttgttaaacaaaaatgctTGATGGTCATCAAAGGCCAATAATTTGGATTCGCTGGAAGCCGCTGTAATAATTGTCGAAAAGTTATTAcatttttcttgtattttttttttgttgttgttctacTCACTACAGAACATGTTTCGTATCCTTCCGGAAAGTTAACACTGTTTTCATAAGTAGCTTTAGAAACTCCACTCATAATGTTACCATCTCCAATTGTTATCAAAATtctagcttttttcaacttttcaTATGAACGCTTATGCATTTGTCGTAGACCAATAAAGCGTACTCGAATTATAAAAGGAACCAACGTTGGAACTATCTCTGGTGGCAAACTATGTACTAGCAACAGTTCACAGCTTTTCTGTCCTGAGTTAGGAATCTAAAATATTAATACAGTTAGTGTTAACTGATTTgttaaaattaatataaaaaaaattgtaaactGTTGGACAAAAACCTCCTCTATTTCGCTTGATACAAGGATTTCTGCCACCTTTATTCCTCGTTGAAAAAGTGGAATCCATTGCATGGTCATATTCAAAATTCGAAGTTCTGTAGTCCTGAGGGTTTCGTGCGGCTGATCTTTGCTTCTTTCCGTTAGTTCTTCTGCTCGTAACGGCTGAATTGATGTTTCCAACCAGCCAATTGCTAT comes from the Anopheles coluzzii chromosome 2, AcolN3, whole genome shotgun sequence genome and includes:
- the LOC120952883 gene encoding myoferlin, coding for MENVLQENVLCVQNDKQDFVVSATVYKARHLRKLNCDTFVMVSCNGKYKRTRIAYRTDNPYFNEYFSFSLHCSERKLRRKGIVFSLYRPSICTTMHSCIGEFHVDLNTVWEQENHAFLKKWAMFEPIGRASSNELHCGYLLIDLMITSSKEMSFPISLDNALDYDIIERNKLLPTYDANDEVQKVRFCFSVFEGEFVNSAEYAVRISYAGLKVRTRTSSFGRNCRWNEKLSFVGTYPTTNQIIGIDLLTTNCCTSIVKSAKDIHFSSLSKRTNDTYNLPTFGPAWMYLYSGTQESHYVGKLLVSFNTEVLSFQSVPAHKTQTNRIYEPLVTSNYWEEQVFVIKLCMIQMQLFAELSTRQLLVYLSCADIRSKAIVLTIDKQKLTQCHRSVHCGEVIITLKTQAPDYRHKYFVQATISNLCGDIKEFSNLFKRAIIGQGENNFDLKNRNIFNHLLAQLELDFIHAYETIAQDNFKQHTKLDQLRKSHILQQLMLKKLEITAIRSRLSSSTTFQEVSLLITDVDAILSCLLELSNDDQNQYPDVLLHVYASGHSSVIAIARFHMVHYLQSNASGVPGIRCGKRCSILLRSIHCNHSCPDHCGCIYAKLDYQLQIGSERREQEPPSGLMVVEDPSWGITDVRQQLLNNHMTTTFVRCKIHVYQGRIFAGVDESEQCNVKLSILFEDYEMALTTLPCPLSSFWNETIDFQNVPFVRSTVAYSNNQQCTVIFILQDDQKLTSKIAIGWLETSIQPLRAEELTERSKDQPHETLRTTELRILNMTMQWIPLFQRGIKVAEILVSSEIEEIPNSGQKSCELLLVHSLPPEIVPTLVPFIIRVRFIGLRQMHKRSYEKLKKARILITIGDGNIMSGVSKATYENSVNFPEGYETCSVRLPANPNYWPLMTIKHFCLTKEKQMKLIGKSIINASGLLNNSIAKRSPAENTTIIEIDQEDNITSIPKRYELNTLYLWSNVRDMIDQQVKDFVEPKTSTIELNADTMNHTWWTKFYDNQLAKNYQRAILKIFPTELENVSEFHGFKDWSGSYTLHKVKDEKKGDILKQEYGVVKSLIQIHSDIKTMNLNKQNEAVDKRIIPTTVELVVVVYVVQALNLTSRDIMSESDAYIKISYGHQCVRDRAYYIPNQASPVFGRRFELRGKLPRDQILHLSVYDRDFASKDDLIGSTSIDIEDRFRSKHLPCFGLPNYFTTKGCNKWRHQMKPSEMLLDLCERHRVEKPRIEGHKIIIGKAEFKAEVLTANECLTEQLCLLALNNFKHVVNGFSLTPEHVETRSLYHPKRGGIEQGKVQLWIELYEPSRPHPLPIDITPQLPKPYELRLIVWNTADVMLNERNIFGTEMSDIYVKCWLQEFTEAQYTDVHYRSLTGEGNFNWRMVFPFRYSPADGMLVLRRRKAFYEQYDTELKYPPVLTVQIWDNDSFSADDFLGTVDLNLTQLPVPASTADACTLTQSLSLTGSGSGTGGNGSLNLFVRRRVRGWYPVHGNIASNIDTSDQQRQYDGISLTGKIELELEILSQEDATQNPVGVGRKPPQHLPEPLRPEVSFNWLQQPAKTFNKLLWPRVRKSFIWIGITLLLCLVVYGLVINMPTVFMVRSLEQRQSTASSFSGES